Proteins encoded by one window of Muntiacus reevesi chromosome 6, mMunRee1.1, whole genome shotgun sequence:
- the LOC136170987 gene encoding olfactory receptor 2A2-like, whose protein sequence is MEGNQSWIAEFILVGFQLSEDMELVLFGIFSLLYTFNLLANGMILGLICLDPRLHTPMYYFLSHLAIIDISYASSNLPNLLANLVKHKKNISFVLCTLQMIFNLIFSSMECLILMVMSYDRFVAICHPLQYTVIMNWRVCTFLAIACWACGLCLAIVQVSLFLRLPFCGPQKVNHFFCEIQSVLKVTCGDIWINEMFLFAEGVFILVGPLSLMLVSYMHILWAILKIQSKEGRKKTFSTCSSHLCVVGFYFGIAMMVYLAPESSHREEQKKILFLFYSLFNPLLNPLVYSVRNAQVKAAFHRVLQKKRTV, encoded by the coding sequence ATGGAGGGCAATCAATCATGGATTGCAGAATTCATCCTGGTAGGATTCCAGCTCAGTGAAGACATGGAATTGGTCCTGTTTGGTATCTTCTCCCTGTTATATACCTTCAACCTGCTGGCAAATGGCATGATCTTGGGTCTCATCTGCCTCGACCCTAGACTGCACACGCCCATGTACTATTTTCTGTCTCATCTGGCCATCATTGACATATCCTATGCTTCTAGCAATTTGCCCAATTTGCTGGCAAATCTAGTGAAGCACAAAAAAAATATCTCCTTTGTCTTATGTACTTTGCAGatgatttttaatttgattttttcttcTATGGAGTGTTTGATTTTGATGGTGATGTCCTATGACAGGTTTGTGGCGATCTGCCACCCCCTGCAGTACACGGTCATCATGAACTGGAGGGTGTGCACATTCCTGGCCATCGCTTGCTGGGCGTGTGGGTTGTGCCTGGCCATAGTCCAAGTAAGTCTGTTTCTACGGCTGCCCTTCTGTGGGCCCCAGAAGGtgaaccacttcttctgtgaaaTTCAATCTGTCCTCAAAGTGACCTGTGGTGACATCTGGATCAATGAAATGTTCCTCTTTGCTGAAGGTGTGTTTATTTTAGTAGGGCCTCTTTCCCTGATGCTGGTCTCCTACATGCACATCCTCTGGGCCATCCTGAAGATCCAGTCAAAGGAGGGCCGCAAGAAaaccttctccacctgctcctcccacctctgtGTGGTTGGGTTCTACTTTGGCATAGCCATGATGGTGTACTTGGCCCCTGAGAGTAGCCACCGAGAGGAACAGAAGAAAATCCTTTTCCTGTTTTATAGTCTTTTCAACCCATTGCTCAACCCTCTTGTCTACAGTGTAAGGAATGCTCAAGTGAAGGCTGCCTTCCACAGAGTATTGCAGAAAAAGAGGACAGTGTGA